One region of Anaeromyxobacter paludicola genomic DNA includes:
- a CDS encoding OmcA/MtrC family decaheme c-type cytochrome produces the protein MKKTMRELTSKRLSAMVVALAASAALAGCSGSKGDTGAQGSQGPAGAPGSSGSGTTATVSRLYARIKAVSVPNATTTGGSPTVTYQLFTDAAMTQAAPCAGGTGGYAAFTPNFTIAKLVADPVDAKATVWKSYLNKQINTPPVTVATIEGSHDTVAGTLKDNGDGTCSYTYAADLSKKVSPSATVGVTEAYEPTAVTRFGMQNNPSEPSATQPAFDGFVDVVPATGAIQAADPRQIVSDAACNACHQQIAHHGAKRLSVGYCVTCHNASTPDPDPTSVNSTSLDLAAMIHKIHQGKNLPSVSGKSFTTNALAGGATAQTLVVNGTDYSAVGFPQDTGNCTVCHAVTSGTAAGYWKSEISIANCTSCHDRTSFDATPPAGYLAHAPVADGSCAFCHGPNSALDVAKVHALAAPGPAQQQAKFTILGVTQTAPGQFPVVQFSVTDPTNGGANEDLATDARWKAGANSRLFVTIAWTTKAGDWNNAGAGKAGQPLTIGVVNNGAFAPATVNGQPNPGTTVKNADGTYTVTSTTAIPANAVGSGAALIEGHPGSAAASTANFNNPRFAVTNATQFFPVTDATAVPRRDVVDVAKCDKCHGLLSLHGNNRTDDINSCVICHNVAGTDVSRRSGATMVGGKSTLDNKAEQSIQLAVMVHAIHSGAHLPYTPGIVVYGFGGSTNDFRDVSLPEGNSIGKCGICHTDAAPIPHPPVGLAEDVTVGNANGTDQTVYYRVSKTAAVCSSCHANGTAFAHMVLNGAYDSTPASPAVAGANYNVLSYDLDPNLAVPAKSVETCSVCHGPGAIADTAVLHGK, from the coding sequence ATGAAAAAGACTATGCGTGAACTTACGTCGAAGCGGCTGTCGGCCATGGTCGTCGCGCTGGCGGCATCGGCAGCGCTCGCCGGCTGCAGCGGGAGCAAGGGAGACACGGGGGCCCAGGGGTCGCAAGGGCCCGCCGGCGCTCCGGGCTCGTCGGGGTCCGGGACGACCGCCACGGTCTCCCGCCTGTACGCCAGGATCAAGGCGGTCAGCGTCCCGAACGCCACCACCACGGGCGGCAGCCCGACGGTGACCTATCAGCTCTTCACCGACGCCGCGATGACCCAGGCCGCGCCCTGCGCCGGCGGGACGGGCGGCTACGCGGCCTTCACCCCCAACTTCACCATCGCCAAGCTGGTCGCCGATCCGGTCGACGCGAAGGCCACGGTCTGGAAGAGCTACCTCAACAAGCAGATCAACACGCCGCCCGTGACCGTCGCCACCATCGAGGGCAGCCACGACACCGTCGCCGGCACGCTCAAGGACAATGGCGACGGCACCTGTAGCTACACCTACGCCGCCGACCTCTCGAAGAAGGTGAGCCCGAGCGCGACCGTCGGCGTGACCGAGGCGTACGAGCCGACCGCCGTCACCCGCTTCGGCATGCAGAACAACCCCTCGGAGCCGAGCGCCACCCAGCCGGCCTTCGACGGCTTCGTGGACGTCGTCCCGGCGACCGGGGCGATCCAGGCCGCCGATCCGCGCCAGATCGTCAGCGACGCGGCCTGCAACGCCTGCCACCAGCAGATCGCCCACCACGGCGCGAAGCGGCTCTCGGTCGGCTACTGCGTCACCTGCCACAACGCGAGCACGCCCGACCCGGATCCCACCTCGGTGAACTCGACCTCGCTCGACCTCGCGGCGATGATCCACAAGATCCACCAGGGCAAGAACCTGCCGAGCGTCTCGGGCAAGAGCTTCACCACCAACGCGCTCGCGGGGGGCGCGACCGCGCAGACGCTCGTCGTGAACGGCACCGACTACAGCGCCGTCGGCTTCCCGCAGGACACCGGGAACTGCACCGTGTGCCACGCCGTCACGAGCGGCACCGCCGCGGGCTACTGGAAGAGCGAGATCTCGATCGCCAACTGCACGAGCTGTCACGACCGGACGAGCTTCGACGCGACGCCGCCGGCCGGCTACCTCGCGCACGCGCCGGTTGCGGACGGGAGCTGCGCCTTCTGCCACGGCCCGAACTCGGCGCTCGACGTCGCCAAGGTGCACGCGCTCGCCGCCCCCGGGCCGGCGCAGCAGCAGGCGAAGTTCACCATCCTCGGCGTCACCCAGACCGCCCCCGGCCAGTTCCCGGTGGTGCAGTTCTCGGTGACCGACCCCACCAACGGCGGGGCCAACGAGGACCTCGCCACCGACGCCCGCTGGAAGGCGGGCGCGAACAGCCGCCTCTTCGTGACCATCGCCTGGACCACCAAGGCGGGTGACTGGAACAACGCCGGGGCCGGCAAGGCCGGTCAGCCGCTCACCATCGGCGTCGTGAACAACGGCGCCTTCGCCCCCGCCACCGTCAACGGCCAGCCCAACCCCGGCACGACGGTGAAGAACGCCGACGGCACCTACACCGTCACCTCCACGACCGCCATCCCGGCGAACGCGGTGGGCAGCGGCGCGGCCCTCATCGAGGGGCACCCCGGCAGCGCCGCGGCGAGCACCGCCAACTTCAACAACCCCCGCTTCGCGGTGACCAACGCGACCCAGTTCTTCCCGGTCACCGACGCCACGGCGGTTCCCCGCCGCGACGTGGTCGATGTGGCCAAGTGCGACAAGTGTCACGGCCTCCTCTCGCTCCACGGCAACAACCGGACCGACGACATCAACTCGTGCGTGATCTGCCACAACGTGGCCGGTACCGACGTGAGCCGCCGCTCCGGCGCGACGATGGTCGGCGGGAAGTCCACGCTGGACAACAAGGCGGAGCAGTCGATCCAGCTCGCGGTGATGGTGCACGCCATCCACTCCGGCGCGCACCTGCCGTACACGCCGGGCATCGTGGTCTACGGGTTCGGCGGGTCCACCAACGACTTCCGCGACGTGTCCCTGCCCGAGGGCAACTCGATCGGCAAGTGCGGCATCTGCCACACCGACGCGGCCCCCATCCCGCACCCGCCCGTCGGGCTCGCCGAGGACGTCACGGTGGGCAACGCGAACGGCACCGACCAGACGGTCTACTACCGGGTCAGCAAGACCGCGGCGGTCTGCTCGTCGTGCCACGCCAACGGCACCGCCTTCGCGCACATGGTCCTGAACGGCGCTTACGACAGCACCCCGGCCAGCCCGGCGGTGGCGGGCGCCAACTACAACGTGCTGAGCTACGACCTCGACCCGAACCTCGCGGTTCCGGCCAAGAGCGTCGAGACCTGCTCGGTCTGCCACGGCCCCGGCGCGATCGCCGACACCGCCGTGCTCCACGGGAAGTAG
- a CDS encoding sensor histidine kinase, which translates to MKLRRVYPLIIGFVLGPATLMLTVGILILVFGSAARDYVFGGLILALVTTTIIGTAATLAVLYREANVAKLQTEFVNKVSHDLRTPLTSIRMFVETLQMGRLPDPARQAEALAILSDETARLSALINRLLDWARMESGKRAYHFRPEPVGAVVDAALRAFEPMLLSGNATLTRDVPDGLPLVRCDREAIVEALLNLLHNAYKYTGPDKQITVAARVEGPTVLVTVSDNGPGIALRDQKRIFEKFYRAKDPLDRTIEGSGLGLPMVKHILTAHRGKVSVSSQLGAGTTFTVALPVAIPA; encoded by the coding sequence ATGAAGCTCCGCCGCGTCTACCCGCTGATCATCGGCTTCGTCCTCGGCCCGGCGACGCTGATGCTGACCGTCGGGATCCTCATCCTGGTGTTCGGCTCGGCCGCCCGCGACTACGTCTTCGGCGGGCTCATCCTGGCGCTCGTCACCACCACCATCATCGGCACCGCCGCCACCCTCGCCGTGCTCTACCGCGAGGCCAACGTGGCGAAGCTCCAGACCGAGTTCGTGAACAAGGTCTCGCACGACCTGCGCACGCCGCTCACCAGCATCCGCATGTTCGTGGAGACGCTGCAGATGGGGCGGCTGCCCGACCCGGCGCGCCAGGCCGAGGCGCTCGCCATCCTCTCCGACGAGACCGCCCGGCTCTCCGCGCTCATCAACCGGCTGCTCGACTGGGCGCGCATGGAGTCGGGCAAGCGCGCCTACCACTTCCGGCCCGAGCCGGTCGGCGCCGTGGTGGACGCGGCGCTGCGCGCCTTCGAGCCGATGCTGCTCTCCGGGAACGCCACGCTCACCCGGGACGTGCCCGACGGCCTGCCGCTGGTGCGCTGCGACCGCGAGGCGATCGTGGAGGCGCTCCTGAACCTGCTCCACAACGCCTACAAGTACACCGGGCCGGACAAGCAGATCACCGTGGCGGCGCGCGTGGAGGGCCCGACGGTCCTCGTGACGGTGAGCGACAACGGACCCGGCATCGCCCTGCGCGACCAGAAGCGGATCTTCGAGAAGTTCTACCGGGCGAAGGACCCGCTCGACCGGACCATCGAGGGCTCCGGGCTCGGGCTGCCCATGGTGAAGCACATCCTCACGGCGCACCGCGGCAAGGTGAGCGTCTCGTCGCAGCTGGGGGCCGGGACCACCTTCACGGTGGCGCTCCCGGTGGCGATCCCGGCATGA
- a CDS encoding response regulator transcription factor, with product MSEKILVVEDDPSILRGLQLNLGMEGYAVRSAMDGETGLALARTERPDLILLDVGLPRLSGLDFIRALRAEDPDVPILVVSAKGQETDKVTGLSLGADDYVVKPFALKELLARIGAALRRRRSRGETGPRRNVKKAGVIVLDLDARRATVEGREVELTSREYDLLAFFVSHPGRVHSREQLIQAVWGHGYSGTGRTVDNFVVRLRQHIGDDAEHPRHLETVRGLGYRFTP from the coding sequence GTGAGCGAGAAGATCCTGGTGGTCGAGGACGACCCGTCCATCCTGCGCGGGCTGCAGCTCAACCTGGGCATGGAGGGGTACGCGGTCCGCTCCGCCATGGACGGCGAGACCGGGCTCGCCCTGGCCCGCACCGAGCGGCCCGACCTCATCCTGCTCGACGTGGGGCTGCCGCGCCTCTCCGGGCTCGACTTCATCCGGGCGCTCCGCGCCGAGGACCCCGACGTGCCGATCCTGGTCGTCTCCGCCAAGGGGCAGGAGACCGACAAGGTGACGGGCCTCTCGCTCGGCGCCGACGACTACGTCGTGAAGCCCTTCGCCCTCAAGGAGCTGCTCGCGCGCATCGGCGCCGCCCTGCGCCGGCGCCGGTCGCGCGGCGAGACCGGCCCCCGGCGCAACGTGAAGAAGGCCGGCGTCATCGTCCTCGACCTCGACGCCCGGCGCGCCACGGTGGAGGGTCGCGAGGTGGAGCTCACGAGCCGCGAGTACGATCTCCTCGCCTTCTTCGTCTCGCACCCGGGGCGCGTGCACAGCCGCGAGCAGCTCATCCAGGCGGTCTGGGGGCACGGCTACTCCGGCACCGGCCGCACCGTGGACAACTTCGTGGTCCGGCTGCGCCAGCACATCGGCGACGACGCCGAGCACCCCCGCCACCTCGAGACGGTGCGCGGGCTGGGGTACCGGTTCACGCCCTGA
- the selA gene encoding L-seryl-tRNA(Sec) selenium transferase — protein sequence MARIKMDDRPAPAAEELRKIPKSDRLLAAAEREGLLAQLGHEPVMQEIRALLDAVRNSVRDGGACPAPAAIEARLVGRLEVAARGSLRGVINATGILIHTNLGRSPLSEETIGAMSAIGRGYTNLEYSLGEGRRGDRYGHAADALRRLTGAEDALVVNNNAAAVMLALGALSGDRPADAGGPPEVIISRGQLVEIGGGFRIPDVLRRSGCALVEVGTTNRTYARDYEAAIGPRTAILLSVHRSNFAMSGFVHDAALEELCALGRARGLAVVDDLGSGTLLPTAPFGLGSEPTVPERVAAGADLVTFSGDKLLGGPQAGILVGRREAIARCRSHPLTRALRVDKVTLAGLSATLAHYERGEALAKIPIWRAIALSPEALAERAGRWREALAGLVPGASVREVASAVGGGSLPGVTLPSRALALPLPDPDAVAARLRDGAAPVVARIEEGALLFDPRTVQPGEDESLLGAIRAAVA from the coding sequence ATGGCACGGATCAAGATGGACGACCGGCCCGCCCCCGCCGCCGAGGAGCTGAGGAAGATCCCGAAGAGCGACCGGCTGCTCGCGGCGGCCGAGCGCGAGGGGCTCCTCGCGCAGCTCGGACACGAGCCGGTCATGCAGGAAATACGGGCCCTTCTGGACGCGGTAAGGAACTCGGTGCGCGACGGCGGCGCCTGCCCCGCGCCGGCGGCGATCGAGGCCCGGCTGGTCGGCCGGCTGGAGGTGGCCGCCCGCGGGTCGCTGCGCGGCGTGATCAATGCCACCGGCATCCTCATCCATACCAATTTGGGGCGCTCGCCGCTGTCCGAGGAGACGATTGGCGCAATGAGCGCCATCGGGCGCGGATACACCAATCTCGAGTACTCACTTGGGGAGGGTCGGCGCGGCGATCGGTACGGGCACGCCGCCGACGCGCTGCGTCGGCTCACCGGGGCCGAGGACGCCCTGGTCGTGAACAACAACGCCGCGGCGGTCATGCTCGCCCTGGGCGCCCTCTCGGGGGATCGCCCCGCCGACGCCGGCGGCCCGCCCGAGGTGATCATCTCGCGCGGCCAGCTCGTCGAGATCGGCGGCGGCTTCCGCATCCCCGACGTGCTGCGCCGCTCCGGGTGCGCGCTCGTCGAGGTGGGCACCACCAACCGCACCTACGCCCGCGACTACGAGGCGGCCATCGGGCCGCGGACGGCGATCCTGCTCTCGGTGCACCGCTCCAACTTCGCCATGTCCGGCTTCGTCCACGACGCGGCGCTCGAGGAGCTCTGCGCGCTCGGCCGCGCGCGGGGGCTCGCGGTGGTGGACGACCTCGGCTCGGGCACGCTCCTCCCCACCGCGCCCTTCGGGCTGGGCAGCGAGCCGACCGTGCCGGAGCGGGTGGCCGCCGGCGCCGACCTCGTCACCTTCTCCGGCGACAAGCTGCTCGGCGGGCCGCAGGCGGGCATCCTCGTCGGCCGGCGCGAGGCGATCGCGCGCTGCCGCAGCCACCCGCTCACCCGGGCGCTGCGCGTGGACAAGGTGACGCTGGCCGGCCTCTCCGCCACGCTCGCCCACTACGAGCGGGGCGAGGCGCTCGCGAAGATCCCGATCTGGCGCGCCATCGCCCTCTCGCCGGAGGCGCTCGCCGAGCGGGCCGGGCGCTGGCGGGAGGCGCTCGCCGGGCTCGTGCCGGGCGCGAGCGTCCGGGAGGTCGCGTCGGCGGTGGGCGGCGGCTCGCTCCCGGGCGTCACCCTCCCCTCGCGCGCGCTGGCGCTGCCGCTGCCCGACCCGGACGCCGTCGCCGCGCGCCTGCGCGACGGGGCGGCGCCGGTGGTGGCGCGCATCGAGGAAGGGGCGCTGCTGTTCGACCCCCGCACGGTGCAGCCGGGCGAGGACGAGTCGCTGCTCGGGGCGATCCGGGCGGCGGTCGCGTAG
- the nuoL gene encoding NADH-quinone oxidoreductase subunit L, translating to MDNPTVVQSGLWLLILLPLAGALVNGLVGRKLGKANVALIAIGAMVAAFLSALVVYAQVLSGKNVQAGGDTWFRVLGPDGRAMVSVAWGLWVDRLSGTLLLVVTGVGLLIHVYSTSYMSHEDDAGYARFFTYLNLFVAAMLTLVLGDSLVLTFVGWEGVGLCSYLLIGFWYTDEQKAYCGRKAFVTNRIGDFGFLIGLFTLLSIFGTASYGQLAAAVKGQGVHTVLAAGAFSGWTLGSALTLATLGLFVGCCGKSAQLPLYVWLPDAMAGPTPVSALIHAATMVTAGVYLVARTSFLFALAPATMATVCLVGALTAVFAAAIAFFQNDIKKVLAYSTVSQLGFMFIGVGAGVFFAGVMHLVTHAFFKACLFLGAGSVMHGMHEDTDIRNMGGLKDKMPHTRMTFLIATLAITGIVPLSGFFSKDAILAGALQSENAAFPAVGRIAYVLGTLAAAGTAFYMMRCYFLTFSGKPRTQTAAHAHESSPAMTVPLWILAILSVVALLLGLPRFELFGHWGEVFGDFMHPVFAQALGTLHGEGGEAVEHVMLWPFAVAWGVALGMGALAWAMYVGGLKEVPGRLARAFPALYRFGVDKFRVDELYDLFVVKFVRNGAWVLWKVVDRIVIEGIFVNGIPWLVARLGRFFRLGQNGDLQRYAAVIAVAAAVLLWVVLGTGAR from the coding sequence ATGGACAACCCGACCGTGGTGCAGTCCGGGCTGTGGCTCCTCATCCTGCTGCCACTCGCCGGCGCCCTCGTGAACGGACTGGTCGGGCGGAAGCTCGGCAAGGCCAACGTGGCCCTCATCGCCATCGGCGCGATGGTGGCCGCCTTCCTCTCCGCCCTGGTGGTGTACGCCCAGGTGCTCTCCGGCAAGAACGTACAGGCCGGCGGGGACACCTGGTTCCGGGTGCTCGGCCCGGACGGGCGCGCCATGGTCTCGGTCGCGTGGGGGCTCTGGGTGGACCGGCTCTCGGGCACCCTCCTCCTGGTCGTCACGGGCGTGGGGCTCCTCATCCACGTCTACTCGACCTCCTACATGTCGCACGAGGACGACGCCGGGTACGCCCGCTTCTTCACCTACCTGAACCTCTTCGTCGCGGCGATGCTCACCCTCGTCCTCGGCGACAGCCTGGTGCTCACCTTCGTCGGCTGGGAGGGCGTGGGCCTCTGCAGCTACCTGCTCATCGGCTTCTGGTACACCGACGAGCAGAAGGCGTACTGCGGCCGCAAGGCGTTCGTCACCAACCGCATCGGCGACTTCGGGTTCCTCATCGGGCTCTTCACCCTCCTCTCCATCTTCGGCACCGCCAGCTACGGCCAGCTCGCCGCGGCCGTGAAGGGGCAGGGGGTGCACACGGTCCTCGCCGCCGGCGCCTTCTCCGGCTGGACGCTCGGGTCCGCGCTCACGCTCGCCACCCTCGGCCTCTTCGTCGGCTGCTGCGGCAAGAGCGCGCAGCTGCCGCTCTACGTCTGGCTGCCCGACGCCATGGCCGGCCCGACGCCGGTCTCGGCCCTCATCCACGCCGCCACCATGGTGACGGCCGGCGTCTACCTCGTCGCCCGCACGAGCTTCCTCTTCGCGCTCGCGCCGGCCACCATGGCCACCGTCTGCCTGGTGGGCGCGCTCACCGCGGTCTTCGCGGCGGCCATCGCCTTCTTCCAGAACGACATCAAGAAGGTGCTCGCCTACTCCACCGTCTCGCAGCTCGGCTTCATGTTCATCGGCGTGGGCGCCGGGGTCTTCTTCGCCGGCGTGATGCACCTCGTGACGCACGCCTTCTTCAAGGCCTGCCTGTTCCTCGGCGCCGGGTCGGTGATGCACGGCATGCACGAGGACACCGACATCCGGAACATGGGCGGCCTCAAGGACAAGATGCCGCACACGCGGATGACGTTCCTCATCGCCACCCTGGCGATCACCGGGATCGTGCCGCTCTCCGGCTTCTTCTCGAAGGACGCCATCCTGGCGGGGGCGCTCCAGAGCGAGAACGCCGCCTTCCCGGCGGTGGGCAGGATCGCCTACGTGCTCGGGACCCTGGCCGCGGCCGGGACCGCCTTCTACATGATGCGCTGCTACTTCCTCACCTTCTCGGGGAAGCCGCGCACCCAGACCGCCGCGCACGCCCACGAGTCCTCGCCGGCGATGACGGTGCCGCTCTGGATCCTCGCCATCCTCTCGGTGGTGGCGCTCCTGCTCGGGCTGCCCCGGTTCGAGCTCTTCGGGCACTGGGGCGAGGTCTTCGGCGACTTCATGCACCCGGTCTTCGCGCAGGCGCTGGGCACCCTCCACGGCGAGGGCGGCGAGGCGGTGGAGCACGTGATGCTCTGGCCCTTCGCGGTCGCCTGGGGCGTCGCCCTCGGCATGGGCGCGCTCGCCTGGGCCATGTACGTCGGCGGCCTGAAGGAGGTCCCGGGCCGGCTCGCCCGCGCCTTCCCCGCCCTCTACCGCTTCGGCGTGGACAAGTTCCGGGTGGACGAGCTCTACGACCTCTTCGTCGTCAAGTTCGTGAGGAACGGGGCCTGGGTGCTCTGGAAGGTGGTGGACCGGATCGTCATCGAGGGGATCTTCGTGAACGGGATCCCGTGGCTCGTGGCGCGGCTCGGCCGCTTCTTCCGCCTCGGCCAGAACGGCGACCTGCAGCGCTACGCCGCGGTGATCGCGGTGGCGGCGGCGGTGCTCCTCTGGGTGGTCCTCGGCACGGGGGCGCGCTAG
- a CDS encoding NADH-quinone oxidoreductase subunit M, translating into MNNLLSIVVFLPLFGALGLTFFPAAEAKQHRVVALLVSLVAFALSLGLWLGFDASAAAPEFQFEITAPWVPSLGIGYHVGIDGVALLLILLTTALTPLVILSTFTAVQDRVKEFMIALLVLETAMLGTFAALDLVLFYVFWEAMLIPMYLLIGIWGSENRLYATVKFFIYTFVASVLMLVAILYVRAHAGSFDYLAAREGLQGVTPSAQRWLFLAFALAFAVKVPMFPLHTWLPDAHTEAPTAGSVILAGVLLKMGTFGFFRYALPLFPEAALHFRPVIAALAVVGIVYGALMCIVQQDMKRLVAYSSVSHLGFVMLGLMALTAEGLTGGVYQMLNHGVSTGALFLLVGMLYERRHTRLIAEYGGIAKQVPWIATAFVVVTLSSIGLPGTNGFVGEFLILSGTWLGKLRHAPWYAGVGATGVILGAVYMLWMVEKVFFGRIDKPANRVLADLTGREAVVIAPLILLIVVMGLAPQPFLDPAKPAVDRLLARFQAADQKLQTEQPGRPPSVGTESPGLAAAVAAPGAEGNAR; encoded by the coding sequence ATGAACAACCTGCTCTCGATCGTCGTCTTCCTCCCCCTCTTCGGCGCGCTCGGGCTCACCTTCTTCCCGGCCGCCGAGGCGAAGCAGCACCGGGTGGTGGCCCTCCTGGTCTCGCTCGTCGCCTTCGCGCTCTCGCTCGGCCTCTGGCTCGGGTTCGACGCCTCGGCCGCAGCCCCCGAGTTCCAGTTCGAGATCACGGCGCCCTGGGTGCCCTCGCTCGGCATCGGCTACCACGTCGGGATCGACGGCGTGGCGCTCCTGCTCATCCTCCTCACCACCGCGCTCACCCCGCTCGTGATCCTCTCCACCTTCACCGCCGTGCAGGACCGGGTGAAGGAGTTCATGATCGCGCTCTTGGTGCTCGAGACGGCCATGCTCGGCACCTTCGCCGCGCTCGACCTCGTCCTCTTCTACGTGTTCTGGGAGGCGATGCTCATCCCGATGTACCTGCTCATCGGGATCTGGGGCTCGGAGAACCGGCTCTACGCCACGGTGAAGTTCTTCATCTACACCTTCGTCGCGAGCGTGCTCATGCTCGTGGCCATCCTCTACGTCCGGGCCCACGCCGGCAGCTTCGACTACCTCGCCGCGCGCGAGGGGCTGCAGGGGGTGACGCCCTCGGCGCAGCGCTGGCTCTTCCTCGCCTTCGCGCTGGCCTTCGCGGTCAAGGTGCCGATGTTCCCGCTCCACACCTGGCTGCCCGACGCGCACACCGAGGCGCCCACCGCCGGCTCGGTCATCCTGGCCGGCGTGCTCCTCAAGATGGGCACCTTCGGGTTCTTCCGGTACGCCCTGCCGCTCTTCCCCGAGGCGGCCCTCCACTTCCGGCCGGTCATCGCCGCGCTGGCGGTGGTGGGGATCGTCTACGGCGCGCTCATGTGCATCGTGCAGCAGGACATGAAGCGGCTCGTCGCCTACTCCTCGGTGTCGCACCTCGGCTTCGTGATGCTCGGGCTCATGGCGCTCACCGCCGAGGGGCTCACCGGCGGCGTCTACCAGATGCTGAACCACGGCGTCTCCACCGGCGCGCTCTTCCTCCTCGTCGGCATGCTCTACGAGCGGCGCCACACCCGGCTCATCGCCGAGTACGGCGGCATCGCGAAGCAGGTGCCCTGGATCGCCACCGCCTTCGTGGTGGTGACGCTCTCCTCGATCGGCCTCCCGGGCACCAACGGCTTCGTCGGCGAGTTCCTCATCCTCTCCGGCACCTGGCTCGGCAAGCTCCGCCACGCGCCCTGGTACGCCGGCGTCGGCGCCACCGGCGTCATCCTGGGCGCGGTCTACATGCTCTGGATGGTGGAGAAGGTCTTCTTCGGCCGGATCGACAAGCCGGCGAACCGCGTCCTCGCCGACCTCACCGGCCGCGAGGCGGTGGTGATCGCGCCGCTCATCCTCCTCATCGTGGTGATGGGGCTCGCGCCCCAGCCGTTCCTCGACCCGGCGAAGCCGGCGGTGGACCGGCTCCTGGCGCGGTTCCAGGCCGCCGACCAGAAGCTCCAGACCGAACAGCCGGGCCGCCCGCCCTCGGTGGGCACCGAGAGCCCCGGGCTCGCCGCGGCGGTGGCCGCCCCCGGCGCCGAAGGGAACGCGCGATGA
- a CDS encoding NADH-quinone oxidoreductase subunit N has protein sequence MNFPTQDFAALAPVGILSGGALVLLMTEVFLTSTRRGYQASLTVLFSVLAGVAAVTGGSPGAIFSGQATVDSFSTFVTVTVCGGLALSALVGAGWLRARQAERGEFYALALFGASGMALLGAATDLLFAFIAIEVMSISTYALAAYIRRGRKPAEAAFKYFILGAFSSALLLYGAALVYGATGSTLFSSVAQGQGAALLVVGLGLVAVGLAFKVAAVPFHVWTPDVYEGAPTPVTAFMAAGVKTAAFAVLTRLALAAFSGAPQSAVAGFAGVLAALALISMVFGNWLALTQKSVKRMLAYSSIAHAGYLLVGVVSAAAAGAREGALSSILFYLASYTFTVVGAFAVVAVLERRGKSLDDEPSDAWDLDRFAGLGRKRPGLAFAMAVFMVSLAGVPPTAGFIGKLLVFQAAISAHAYGLAVVGVLTSALGAYYYLRVVVYMYMRPAEDRELGLLSPAIQVAVAVAVLAVIVLGVSPETVSQLARAAAAIGM, from the coding sequence ATGAACTTCCCCACCCAGGACTTCGCGGCGCTGGCCCCGGTCGGCATCCTGTCCGGCGGCGCGCTGGTGCTCCTCATGACCGAGGTGTTCCTCACCTCGACCCGCCGCGGCTACCAGGCCTCGCTCACGGTGCTCTTCTCCGTGCTCGCCGGCGTGGCCGCCGTGACCGGCGGCTCGCCGGGCGCGATCTTCTCCGGCCAGGCCACGGTGGACTCCTTCTCCACCTTCGTGACCGTCACGGTCTGCGGCGGCCTCGCCCTCTCGGCGCTGGTGGGCGCGGGCTGGCTGCGGGCGCGGCAGGCCGAGCGCGGCGAGTTCTACGCCCTCGCCCTCTTCGGCGCCTCGGGCATGGCGCTGCTCGGCGCGGCCACCGACCTCCTCTTCGCCTTCATCGCCATCGAGGTGATGAGCATCTCGACCTACGCGCTCGCGGCCTACATCCGGCGCGGCCGCAAGCCGGCCGAGGCGGCCTTCAAGTACTTCATCCTCGGCGCCTTCTCGTCGGCGCTCCTGCTCTACGGCGCCGCGCTGGTCTACGGCGCCACCGGCAGCACGCTCTTCTCGAGCGTCGCGCAGGGGCAGGGGGCGGCGCTCCTGGTGGTGGGCCTCGGCCTCGTCGCCGTCGGGCTCGCCTTCAAGGTGGCCGCCGTGCCGTTCCACGTCTGGACCCCCGACGTCTACGAGGGCGCCCCCACCCCGGTGACCGCCTTCATGGCCGCCGGCGTGAAGACCGCCGCCTTCGCGGTGCTCACGCGCCTCGCGCTCGCCGCCTTCTCGGGCGCGCCGCAGTCGGCCGTGGCCGGCTTCGCCGGCGTGCTCGCCGCCCTGGCCCTCATCTCGATGGTCTTCGGCAACTGGCTCGCCCTCACGCAGAAGAGCGTGAAGCGCATGCTCGCCTACAGCTCCATCGCGCACGCGGGCTACCTGCTCGTCGGCGTGGTCTCCGCCGCGGCGGCCGGGGCGCGCGAGGGGGCGCTCTCCTCGATCCTCTTCTACCTCGCCTCCTACACCTTCACCGTGGTCGGCGCCTTCGCGGTGGTCGCCGTGCTGGAGCGCCGGGGCAAGAGCCTCGACGACGAGCCCTCCGACGCCTGGGACCTCGACCGCTTCGCCGGGCTCGGCCGCAAGCGGCCGGGGCTCGCCTTCGCGATGGCGGTCTTCATGGTCTCGCTCGCGGGCGTGCCGCCGACCGCCGGCTTCATCGGCAAGCTGCTCGTCTTCCAGGCCGCCATCTCGGCCCACGCCTACGGGCTCGCGGTGGTGGGCGTGCTCACCTCGGCGCTCGGCGCGTACTACTACCTGCGGGTGGTGGTCTACATGTACATGCGCCCGGCCGAGGATCGGGAGCTCGGCCTGCTGTCGCCGGCCATCCAGGTGGCGGTGGCCGTCGCGGTGCTCGCGGTCATCGTGCTCGGGGTGAGCCCCGAGACGGTGAGCCAGCTCGCGCGCGCCGCCGCCGCGATCGGGATGTAG